A region of the Chryseobacterium gotjawalense genome:
AAATGGTTACTTCTTTTTTTACCGGTTCAAAAGTGGTGGTATAAGAAATTTTGGGATTTCCGCTGTCGAAATACCATTGGTTAAAGAACCAGTTTAAATCTTTGCCCGAAACTTTTTCTAATGAAAGTCGAAGTTGGTGTGCTTCTCCTGTTCCGTATTCATTGGTTTTCAAATAATCGGTTAATCCGGCAAAAAAGGCATCGTCGCCCAAATAATTCCGCAACATGTGAAGAATTGCGCCCCCTTTATTATAAGAAACGCCATCAAACATGTCTTCGCGCGAATGATAATTGAAACGCACCAAATCTTTAGAAATATTCGAAGGATCCATCATATATCCTCTTATCTCTTTCATTAATCCATAATCGGCGATATCTTTTCCGTATTTATGTTCGTTCCAAAGGTATTGCGAGTAGTTGGCGAAAGATTCGTTAACAGTCAGATTACTCCAACTTTCGGCAGTGACCAGATCGCCAAACCAGTGGTGAAATAATTCGTGCGCGATGGTATCTTCCCAGCGGTTTTCATCAATTAAATCGCCAGGTTTTTGCTGCGCAGATTCCTGATGAAGCGTTGCTGTAGTATTTTCCATCGCACCGGAAACGTAGTCTCTGCCTGTAATCTGGGCATATTTAGACCATGGATAATCGTAGTTTAATCTTTTGGAGAAAAACTCGATCATTTCCGGTGTGTTCCCGAAAATCTGTTTTGCATAAGGTTCGTATTCTTTTTCAACGTAATAATCAACATCGATATTTCTCCATTTATCTTTCACAATCGCGTATTCGCCAACTCCCATGAAAAACAGATAAGGTGCATGTTTTTTGTCCATTACCCAATGGTCAGTTCGCAGTCCGTTTGCTTCTTTGGTAGAAGACTTCATTAAACCGTTGGATAACGTCACGTATTTATCGGGAACGGTCATGTAAATTTCCTGCGTCGTTTTTTGATTGGTTTTATCAATGGTTGGAAACCAAGCAGAACTGGATTCCGTTTCACCTTGCGTCCAGATCTGAGTCGGCTTATCTTTATCAGTTCCCTGCGCATTGATGAAATAGAGACCTTTAGCATCAGAAATTGCGGCGCTTCCCTGTTGAGTTACTTCATTGGGACGGGCGGTATATTTGATATAAACGGTGTAATCCTGATTCCTGTTGTAAGTTTTATCGAGATTAATTTTGAGCATATCATTTTTATACTCGTATTTCAAAGGACTTTTGCTGCCACTTTTATCTAAAGCAACTTCGTGAATCAACATTCCTTTCGCATTCAGAACCAAAGAATCGGTCGGATAAAAGTATGGGGAAGCGGTGAGCCATTCTTCGCCAGCCATCTGTTCTTTCTGGTAATCGAAATTGACTTTTAATTTGGTGTGTTTCAGTTCCGTCATTTTGGTATGCGACGCTCTGTAGATCTCAGTTCGACCAGAAGTATCGGTCTGTGCGAATGCGGTTTGGGAACTAAAAATCACACCCAATAAAAGTGCAGAAATTAATATTTTTTTCATAATCTATTTTATTGAATTTTTGAAAAGAGAGGTTGTTGAAATTGGTCTGTAATTTTCAGAAAAAGTTACAAAAAAAGCGAAGTTGTGCTTCACTGGAGTTTTGATTGAATTATTTTTCTAAAAGATTTTTCAGTTTTCTTGGATCTTGTTTACAATGCCAGAAAAGTTTAATAACGACTATATTTCCCTTAATCTCATAAAATAATTTAACTTATTTTTTACCAACGAAAGCGTATTGAATTTGAGGAAAATTATCTAAAGATTGATGCTTAACAATCCCATCATTAATGGTTTGTTTGAATTTCTTAATATCGTTTTTAAAAGTATTAATTTCTCTTTTCGTCCATCTCAGTTTTAAGAAATCGAGAATTTTATTTAATGAAACTCTTGCCGTTGGAGAAATTACAAATTTCACTTTTTGTCAAAAATTTGGTCTAACAAATCATCGGTTAATTCTTGATAATTTCCTTTTTTATATTCGTTATCACTTTGCTCCATTACTTTCCCGAAATCTTCAGAATTTTCAATTTCTTCCCAAGAATAGTTTTTTTCTCCCTCGGAAATATCGAAACTTTTAACGCCTTTTATTTGTGACAAAAGTTTTTTAATGAAAGAAACATCTGCATTATCTTCTAATTTTATGGTAATTTCCATCGCTGTATTTTTATCAAAGTTAAAGATTTATTTGTGAACTTTTTCTAAATTAAAGAATTCTCATCAAGTGATTTATACCGCAACCGGCGCTTTAATTCCCGGTTCAGGATTATAATTTTCTAAAGTAAAATCCTCAAAATCGAAATCGAAAATATCTTTAATTTCTGGATTTAATTTCATAGTTGGTAAAGCTTTTGGCGTTCTTAAAAGCTGTTTATTTACTTGCTCAAAATGATTGTTATAAATATGAACATCGCCAAAAGTGTGTATATAATCGCCGACTTCTAAACCGCAAACCTGCGCAACCATCATCAACAGCAAAGCATAACTTGCGATATTGAACGGAACGCCCAGAAAAACATCTGCGCTTCTTTGATAGAGTTGCAAAGATAATTTTCCATCAGCAACATAAAACTGAAACAAAGCGTGACAAGGCGCTAAAGCCATATTTGGAATTTCCGCCACGTTCCAGGCGGAAACGATTAATCTTCGGGAATCGGGATTTTTTTTGATCTGGTCAATAACTTCTGTAATCTGATCGACTACTTTTCCGTTTGCTCCGGTCCAGCTTCGCCATTGTGCGCCGTAAACAGGACCTAGATCTCCGTTTTCATCGGCCCATTCATTCCAGATCGAAACGCCGTTATCATTCAAATATTTAATATTGGTATCACCTTTTAAAAACCAAAGCAATTCATAAATAATCGATTTTAAATGAACTTTTTTTGTGGTCATTAAAGGAAAACCTTTCGACAAATCGTAACGCAACTGGTATCCAAAAACGCTTCTTGTGCCGGTGCCGGTTCGGTCGGTTTTATCGGTTCCGTTGTCTAAAATATGCTGAAGAAGATCGAGGTAGTTTTGCATTGATTGAATGTGTTGAAGTGATGATGCGTTAATTTGAAAATTAAATTTGACAGACGATAACGGTTTTCAAATTTACCAAATTTTTACAATGTTCTGTTTTATCTTATTTAAATAAAATTCTTCGCCTTCACATTTTCCTGTCATTGCCAGTGCTAAAGGACTTTCTGGTGATATTAAAAATATTTTTTGATTGTGATTTTCAATATTTCCTAAAGAAACTGCGATGTAAAACAATCCTTTATCCGTTTCTACCAAACTTCCCAAACCGATTATCTGATGAAGATTGGTATTGATTGATTTTAAAGAATTTTTCGCCCTTACATTTTCATTCAGTTGAACTTGCAGATTATTGATTTCCTGCTGAACCATTTCCCGCGATGTTTCATACTTATCGCCCATCGAACTTTTGGTTTCGTTGTTGGAAGCTCGGGTTTCGGCAATTAAATTTTCTAAATTTTTAATTTTTTCGGCGAGTTTTGTTTTGACGATATTTAAAATGTCTTGTTTATTCATTTCTTTGATTTGTGGAGTTACCCTTTCAGCGTTTTTTTCCTTATTTGAAATTCTTTTTCGGGTAGTGAAAACGCTGAAAGGGTTTTGTTATTTTAAAAAATTAAATCTTCATCATTCAAATTTTCATGGCAAAAAATGAAATTTTCTTTTCCGCCAAATAATTCAATTACTTCTTCCCGCATAATTTTGGTTGAATTCTCGGAAATAATTGCATTGAATGAACTCCATTTATAATCTTTCACCTTTTCACAAAAACCATGATTTACCGGATTTGAATGAATATAAACAATCAATCTTTTCAAATATGCTTCGTCTTCAATTCTTTTGCGCTCAAAAGGTTTTTCAAAAAGACTTCCTGTTCTTTCATATTTTTTATTTACAGCCTGTGAATAAGCATTAAAAAAATGAGACAATTGCCTAGACGCTGAAATTATTTTGGGTTTAATAACCGTTGTGTATTTTAGCTCATGTTCTTTTACAGAACTTTTTTCTTTAATTCTTAACAAAAAATGAAAATGATTTTTCATTAAACAATATGCATAAACATCGGCAATTGGTAAAACATAACGATGCATCAATTTTGTAAAATAGGCATAGTTTTGTTCTTCAATGAAAATATTTTCACTGTTATTTCCTCTGTTATAAATGTGATAGAAAAATCCTTCTTCTAAATTGTCAATTTTCATATTTTGAAATTAAGAAAAATTTTGTTTCCAATTCAAAAAACCCTTTCAGCATTTTATCATTAGAAAAGGAATATATCAAAAGACGAAACGCTGAAAGGGTGTCTTAGGTTTGAAACACATTTATTTCTCGAAAAATATTTATTAAAAACGGGCCAAAGCCCGTTCCTATTGACATTTTAAAAAGAGGTCATTTATTTCTCCATTACGGCATAACCGCCTACAGGCAAATAAAAACTTTTATCCTGAGCAAAATCCTTTACCGGACCGGAAAAAACATTTTTAAAAATTCCGGCAGCATTCTCATCATCGATGGTAAAAGAAACCGCTTCTTTAGAAAAATTTAAAACAGTCAAAACCTCATCTTTCCCATTTTTTCTAACAAAAGCTAAAACTTTATCATCGGCAGAAGTTTTTAACAGGTGCGTTGATGCAGCTGCGTCGCCACCTCTTAATGCGGGATTATTGGCTTTTAAGTTAAATAACGTTTTGTAGAAATCCGCCATTTGATAATTTCCGTTCCAGTCAATGACATCTTTTTCAAAAAACTCTAAACGTTTCATATTCGGCAATTCCTGACCGGAGTACATTAATGGAATCCCGTCCCAGGTGGCAGAAAAAACAGCCAAAGGTTTTGCGATCACGCCATATTTTTCATACTCAGTTCCGTTCCAGGTATTTTCGTCATGGTTGGTCGTAAACCAGGCTCTCATAGATTGGTCACCAATTGCAGTATATTTTTGAAGTAAATCCTTTAACTCAGAAAGTGGAAGATTTTTTTTGTAATAATCTTCGGTTTTGTGCATCCAGGTCCAGGAATAACTGGCATCGAAAACTTTACCGTATTCCGGATTTTCGAGTTCATCAAATTCACCGATGAAAAATAAGGGTTTTATCTTTTCAATTTCGGGTCTTGCCTGTTCCCAGAAATCGACTTCTACCCAACTTGCCAAATCACAGCGGAATCCATCGATATTGGTTTCACGAACCCAAAATTTCATGGCATCGATCATTGCTTTTCTCAGGTCAGGATTTGAATAATCCAGCTCGATGATATCGTCCATTCCAGAAGCAATGTGGAATTTTCCGTCTTCATCGTGAAGATAATATTCGGGATGAGAAACCGTCCAGACATGATCCCAACCGGTGTGATTGGCAACCCAATCGATGATCACTTTGAAACCCATTTTATGTGCTTCATTCACCAAATGTTTGAAATCTTCCAAAGTTCCGAATTCCGGATTGATGGAAACGTAATCGTGCGCTGCGTACTGACTTCCCATTGTTCCCTTTTTCACTTTCTGGGAAATGGGGGTAATCGGCATGAACCACAACGTCTTCACGCCCATTTCTTTCAGGCGCGGCATTTCTTTTTCAAAAGCGCGGAATGTTCCTTCCTGGGTATATTGTCTGAGGTTAACTTCGTAGATATTCGTCGTATGTTTCCACTCGCTGGGTAAATCCATTTGTTTCGTATTTTTTTGGGTGGTGCAGGAAATCACTCCTATTCCCAGAATTGCTAAAAGAATCAGTCTTTTCATAGGTTAAGATTTAAGGCAAATATATCGTTTATTATTCAAATTTGCCAAGTATGACGGTGGCTAAATTGCCGATTGCTGATATAAAACATTAACAAAATGAGTTTCTGAATCTGTATTTTCTCCATTAAAAAAACCCCGAGGTTTTCGAGGTTTTTATTATTTACAGATCAATTAGTTTAGATCGTCATCGAAGTTGCCATCGTCATCGAAGTCTTCGTCATCATCAAAATCATCATCGTCGTCATCGTCATCAACTTCAAAACTGGTGGCTTTAAATTCGTCCTCAAAACTTGGAAATTCGTCATCGGATAAAGGGATTACACTATTTCTTTTTGCTTTTGCTCCTGTTTTAGTAGGCGCTTTCAGCGGCATTTTGCCAAATCTGAAGACGGTAATGGGATAATTTACGGCAGGTTTCTCGTCGATAATTTCAATGAGTTCACAAAAGAATTCCCACAAATCCATGAATCCATATTGGAAATGAATTTTGTCTCCTGATTTTTGAAAGGCCTCGGTGATATAAATATCAGACATAATTTCTCCTTCACCGTCGTCACTCATGTCTTCCAGTGGTACAGTTTTTACCACCACTCCATCTTCATCCAGGATATTGAAAACAGACAAATCATCACCCATCAATGAAAATGCACTTTTGATTCCCAAGTGCAGGTTCCAAAGATTTTGCTTGTCTTTAATTTCAACATCTCTGAAAATATTCTCTTTGGTGTCTAAAATAATTCGGAGTTTGTAAACCATTATTACCTTAAATTTTTACGATTAATTATTAGTTTTATTCTTCGACTGCAAATATAAAACAATTGAAATTTGGCAAAAAAATTATTACAGACTTTTTATTAAAAAGTTTTGCTTAAATTTCTCGCCTTTCTAAATCGTTTTGGGCAAAGAAAAACTGAATCGCGTACCTTCCAGGTAAACACTTTCTACGGAGATATTTTCCCCATGTGCTTCTAAAATATGTTTTACAATCGCCAGGCCGAGACCCGAGCCGCCATCATTTCTATTTCTGCTGGATTCAATCCGGTAAAACCGCTCGAAAATCCGATGCAGCATTTCTGGTTTGATGCCCATTCCATTGTCTTTAACTTCGACCAAAACTTTTTGATTTTCAAGACTTGTTTTGATGGTTACCGTGGCACTTTCGCGGTTGGAATAATAAATGGCGTTCGAAATTAAATTGATTAAAACCTGCGAAATTTTTTGTTTATCTGCCTTCACCAACATTTGATTTGAAGAAGTTTCCAGAATAATTTTGGTGTTTTTTTTCTGGGCTTCCAAATCCAGGATGTCAATAAGTTCACGGATAAGGTGATTGAGATCGAAGCGGCTTTCAGATAAAGTAATCTCGCCACTTTCGAACTGATTCATCATGTCTAAATCCTTCACTATATTAAGTAACCTCTCCACAGATTTATCAATTCTCTCCAGGTATTTATCACGGATTGCCAGGTTTTCTACGCCACCTTCCAACAAAGTATCCACATAACCCTGAATCGTAAAAAGCGGTGTTTTCATTTCATGAGAGATATTACCGATGTATTCTTTGCGGTAGGTTTCCATTCCTTTCATCGTATCGATTTCGGCGGTGTTTTTGAGATTGAGATCCGAAACTCTTTGACCCAATTCCTTGAAATTCAAATCATTATCTTCATCGGTTAATTCTTCGGGTAAAATGGTTGAGATTTTCCTGATCTGTCTTTTTCCGTAAAAATTAAAAAGAAAATCGACCACCAAATAATTGATAATACCCAAAATAAGAGCGCCCAAAATTAAGGCCTGAAAAAACTGCTGCCTGTTTTCCGGAAAGGAATGTTTCACAGAATCGAAAACGTATACCAGCAAAAGCATAACGACGGTAAGGAATAAGGAGGCTAGAAAAGTAAGACGGTAAAATTTCATTATTTAGTAAATTAATTGGGTAGAAGATGCTAATTTACTAAAGTTAAACCACTAATTTATACCCGATTCCCTTTAAAGTCTGTATTGTATTAATACCCAATTTTTCCCGCAATCTTCTGATGTGAACATCGATGGTTCTTTCGCCAACAACCACATCATTTCCCCAAACTTTTTCTAAAATCTCTTCCCGTTTAAAAACCTTTTCGGTGTTTGAGGCTAAAAGGTAAAGCAAATCAAATTCTTTTTTTGGCAATAAAAAGTGCTGTCCGCTTTTGGTCACTTTCACATTGTCTTTGTCGATAACCAGGTCGCCAATTTTCAGGACTTTGGCGTCGTTGCTTACTTTTGAAGTCAGTTGCAAAAGCGCATTAATTTTAGAAATAAGAATTTTCGGTTTAATGATTTTTACGACGTAATCGTTTGCTCCAGCCTGAAAACCAGCCAATTGAGAAAACTCTTCGCTACGGGCAGAGAGAAAAACGATGAGGGTATTCTGCAATTCTTTAATCTGACGAAGTTCCTGACAGGTTTCAATACCATCTTTTTCCGGCATCATCACATCGAGGAGAATCAGGTCGGGAATCATTTCTTTGGCTTTCAGAATTCCATCGTTCCCATTGGTTGCGGTGGTAACCAGATACCCTTCTTTCTCGAGATTATAGGAGATTATTTCTATAATATCAACCTCATCGTCGATCAGAAGAATCTTTTTCTTGTGCATTGTAAACTTTTTATTCTTTCAAAATTACTCAAAATTAATGTTCCAAATTTCATTAATTCAAATATTCATATTAAATTAATATTACCCCGTTTTTGTTAAGGCAATGGTAATCTATAATTAAAACTGGCGCAACACGAAATCAACGCATTATCTCTTCCTTTGCCTCGAAAGAAATCTAATAAAAAAGAAATGAATATCAGAAAACTCAGCGTTGCGGTTTTGT
Encoded here:
- a CDS encoding M1 family metallopeptidase, with translation MKKILISALLLGVIFSSQTAFAQTDTSGRTEIYRASHTKMTELKHTKLKVNFDYQKEQMAGEEWLTASPYFYPTDSLVLNAKGMLIHEVALDKSGSKSPLKYEYKNDMLKINLDKTYNRNQDYTVYIKYTARPNEVTQQGSAAISDAKGLYFINAQGTDKDKPTQIWTQGETESSSAWFPTIDKTNQKTTQEIYMTVPDKYVTLSNGLMKSSTKEANGLRTDHWVMDKKHAPYLFFMGVGEYAIVKDKWRNIDVDYYVEKEYEPYAKQIFGNTPEMIEFFSKRLNYDYPWSKYAQITGRDYVSGAMENTTATLHQESAQQKPGDLIDENRWEDTIAHELFHHWFGDLVTAESWSNLTVNESFANYSQYLWNEHKYGKDIADYGLMKEIRGYMMDPSNISKDLVRFNYHSREDMFDGVSYNKGGAILHMLRNYLGDDAFFAGLTDYLKTNEYGTGEAHQLRLSLEKVSGKDLNWFFNQWYFDSGNPKISYTTTFEPVKKEVTISISQNQIGKNFQFPLAIDIFENGKPSRKKVWVDAKEKNDFTFTVSKNPELVNINADGVLLAEFTDNKTPDQYFTQYQNSNEFLSRYNAVENAAENVSKNPAFLKVLVAGLKDSNFRIRIKALNGLDLSKPDQAKAAISEVEKMASNDPKTLVQGAAISALGKTKDKKHLPLFEKGMNAVSNSVKANSLAGIAAVDPSRIASLADKIDLEGAGDEVIAELLPIIVKNKIEKQMPAIASTAAFYPFIKFQKPELGDAAEAGFNWIMSSDNLKATENITKVLTQVKGQIGNNPQAKMMIVQILKDGLAKKMAVLKANPSSPTIHQQIDLINKTIEAYK
- a CDS encoding thymidylate synthase, whose amino-acid sequence is MQNYLDLLQHILDNGTDKTDRTGTGTRSVFGYQLRYDLSKGFPLMTTKKVHLKSIIYELLWFLKGDTNIKYLNDNGVSIWNEWADENGDLGPVYGAQWRSWTGANGKVVDQITEVIDQIKKNPDSRRLIVSAWNVAEIPNMALAPCHALFQFYVADGKLSLQLYQRSADVFLGVPFNIASYALLLMMVAQVCGLEVGDYIHTFGDVHIYNNHFEQVNKQLLRTPKALPTMKLNPEIKDIFDFDFEDFTLENYNPEPGIKAPVAV
- a CDS encoding alpha-amylase family glycosyl hydrolase, translating into MKRLILLAILGIGVISCTTQKNTKQMDLPSEWKHTTNIYEVNLRQYTQEGTFRAFEKEMPRLKEMGVKTLWFMPITPISQKVKKGTMGSQYAAHDYVSINPEFGTLEDFKHLVNEAHKMGFKVIIDWVANHTGWDHVWTVSHPEYYLHDEDGKFHIASGMDDIIELDYSNPDLRKAMIDAMKFWVRETNIDGFRCDLASWVEVDFWEQARPEIEKIKPLFFIGEFDELENPEYGKVFDASYSWTWMHKTEDYYKKNLPLSELKDLLQKYTAIGDQSMRAWFTTNHDENTWNGTEYEKYGVIAKPLAVFSATWDGIPLMYSGQELPNMKRLEFFEKDVIDWNGNYQMADFYKTLFNLKANNPALRGGDAAASTHLLKTSADDKVLAFVRKNGKDEVLTVLNFSKEAVSFTIDDENAAGIFKNVFSGPVKDFAQDKSFYLPVGGYAVMEK
- a CDS encoding IS1096 element passenger TnpR family protein, whose amino-acid sequence is MVYKLRIILDTKENIFRDVEIKDKQNLWNLHLGIKSAFSLMGDDLSVFNILDEDGVVVKTVPLEDMSDDGEGEIMSDIYITEAFQKSGDKIHFQYGFMDLWEFFCELIEIIDEKPAVNYPITVFRFGKMPLKAPTKTGAKAKRNSVIPLSDDEFPSFEDEFKATSFEVDDDDDDDDFDDDEDFDDDGNFDDDLN
- a CDS encoding sensor histidine kinase — encoded protein: MKFYRLTFLASLFLTVVMLLLVYVFDSVKHSFPENRQQFFQALILGALILGIINYLVVDFLFNFYGKRQIRKISTILPEELTDEDNDLNFKELGQRVSDLNLKNTAEIDTMKGMETYRKEYIGNISHEMKTPLFTIQGYVDTLLEGGVENLAIRDKYLERIDKSVERLLNIVKDLDMMNQFESGEITLSESRFDLNHLIRELIDILDLEAQKKNTKIILETSSNQMLVKADKQKISQVLINLISNAIYYSNRESATVTIKTSLENQKVLVEVKDNGMGIKPEMLHRIFERFYRIESSRNRNDGGSGLGLAIVKHILEAHGENISVESVYLEGTRFSFSLPKTI
- a CDS encoding response regulator transcription factor, with translation MHKKKILLIDDEVDIIEIISYNLEKEGYLVTTATNGNDGILKAKEMIPDLILLDVMMPEKDGIETCQELRQIKELQNTLIVFLSARSEEFSQLAGFQAGANDYVVKIIKPKILISKINALLQLTSKVSNDAKVLKIGDLVIDKDNVKVTKSGQHFLLPKKEFDLLYLLASNTEKVFKREEILEKVWGNDVVVGERTIDVHIRRLREKLGINTIQTLKGIGYKLVV